A genomic stretch from Longimicrobium sp. includes:
- a CDS encoding DNA repair exonuclease: protein MRIAHLADLHLGFRAYHRVTQRGANAREADVADAFRQAVARVVELRPDLVLVAGDVFHTVRPSNTSIAEAFRQFCRLSEELPDTPVVMIAGNHDSPRSADTGNILNLFREIDGVRVACDESRTVHLPQLDTSILCLPHVALFAGEQARLEPDPAVKYNLLMLHGTIGGAAAEQKLRYVSEYGGAIVENTDIGPERWNYVALGHYHIATEMAPNMWYAGGIERTSTNIWMEKEDKGFLLYDTETRRADFQPLRTRTVVDLPWVEARGLGPAEVDARIRALVEKVPEGIKGKIVRMVVTDVQRPCIRELNHKQIREWKAEALHFHLDARPPEIRRRAASGAPVRRQTLQEQVESFIRKDWVLRDDRCERDHLVELGKTYVERTGEG, encoded by the coding sequence GTGAGAATCGCCCACCTCGCCGACCTTCACCTGGGCTTCCGCGCCTACCACCGCGTCACGCAGCGCGGGGCCAACGCGCGCGAAGCCGACGTGGCCGACGCCTTTCGCCAGGCCGTCGCCCGCGTGGTGGAGCTGCGCCCGGACCTGGTGCTGGTGGCTGGCGACGTGTTCCACACCGTCCGCCCCTCCAACACCTCCATCGCCGAGGCCTTCCGGCAGTTCTGCCGCCTTTCCGAGGAGCTTCCGGACACGCCGGTGGTGATGATCGCGGGCAACCACGACTCTCCGCGCTCGGCCGACACGGGCAACATCCTCAACTTGTTCCGCGAGATCGACGGCGTGCGGGTGGCGTGCGACGAAAGCCGCACGGTGCATCTTCCCCAGCTGGACACCTCCATCCTCTGCCTTCCGCACGTGGCGCTGTTCGCGGGCGAGCAGGCGCGCCTGGAGCCGGACCCCGCGGTCAAATACAACCTGCTGATGCTGCACGGCACCATCGGCGGCGCCGCGGCCGAGCAGAAGCTGCGCTACGTCTCGGAATACGGCGGCGCCATCGTCGAGAACACCGACATTGGCCCGGAGCGGTGGAACTACGTGGCGCTGGGCCACTACCACATCGCCACCGAGATGGCGCCCAACATGTGGTACGCCGGCGGCATCGAGCGCACCTCCACCAACATCTGGATGGAGAAGGAAGACAAGGGCTTCCTGCTGTACGACACCGAAACGCGCAGGGCCGACTTCCAGCCCCTCCGCACCCGCACGGTGGTGGACCTTCCGTGGGTGGAGGCGCGCGGGTTGGGCCCGGCCGAGGTGGATGCCCGCATCCGCGCGCTGGTCGAAAAGGTGCCCGAGGGCATCAAGGGCAAGATCGTCCGCATGGTGGTCACCGACGTGCAGCGGCCCTGCATCCGCGAGCTGAACCACAAGCAGATCCGCGAGTGGAAGGCCGAGGCGCTGCACTTTCACCTGGACGCGCGCCCGCCCGAAATCCGCCGCCGCGCCGCCTCCGGTGCGCCCGTCCGCCGCCAGACGCTGCAGGAGCAGGTGGAAAGCTTCATCCGCAAGGACTGGGTGCTGCGCGACGACCGCTGCGAGCGCGACCACCTGGTGGAACTGGGCAAGACGTACGTCGAGCGCACCGGGGAGGGCTGA
- the metH gene encoding methionine synthase, with amino-acid sequence MDSSRSPYLAALDERVLVFDGAMGTSIQGYDLTPEDFGGQALEGCNDYLVITRPDVVGEIHASFLEAGSDVLETDTFRSNRLTLREYGLQDQVREINVAAAGLARSVADRFAAETGRPRFVAGSIGPSGFLPSASDPTLGNITFAELVPVFQEQAAALIEGGVDVLLIETSQDILEVKAAVFGCRAAIAQADRPVALQVQVTLDTSGRMLLGTDIAAAMVTLESLRADVIGLNCSTGPEHMRQAIRYLGENSRLPISCIPNAGIPHNEGGCAVYPLQAQPFAEQMAEFIGEHGVRIVGGCCGTTPDHIRQLVERIRDVKPKRHEVEYVPRLSSGIRAMDLVQVPAPTMIGERVNSQGSRKVKRLLLSDDYDGILDVAREQTENGAHVLDVCVALTERQDEGDQMRSIVKLLSQGVEAPLCIDSTEADVIRTALEQSPGRAVVNSINLENGRERIDAVLPLVAAHGAAVIALTIDRDLGGMAKTAEHKLQAARKMYDIATGEFGLPADALIFDALTFTLATGDEEFRRSAVETIEGIRAIKRELPGVLTTLGVSNVSFGLAPHARAVLNSVFLHHCVQAGLDTAIINPAHVKPYFEINPEERQLADDLIFDRRAEGKDPLADFINFYEGKSAETEAVGDPTLEMTPEEALHWKILHRKKEGVEDWIDRAVEKLGAVPVLNDVLLPAMKEVGDKFGAGELILPFVLQSAEVMKKAVARLENYLEKAEGQTKGKVVLATVYGDVHDIGKSLVNTILTNNGYTVFDLGKQVPVNTIIEKAQEVGADAIGLSALLVSTSKQMPLAAQELSKRGLSYPLLVGGAAINPSFVRSASLIGEQPYASGMFYCKDAFEGLATMDRLMAEDGREFVSAHNEEMVRRQREYEERKASAKDQRPASRENALPAADVPAPPFWGWKVLDKIPVDDVVECIDRNTLYRMQWGARNLKGDEWDRVVKDDFEPRLARYTREARTQGWLRPRAIYGYFPAGRDGNDVVVFDPADKAKEIGRFSFPRQDDREQLCLADYFRPLNGEAPKDVLPLQVVTSGDKAAEFIERRTQGGDYSEGYFLHGFSVQTAEGTAEYVNRLVRQELGMEGSRGLRYSWGYPACPDVEQHEVLFRLLPVKETIGVGLTAGFQLDPEQSTAALVVHHPAAKYFST; translated from the coding sequence ATGGACAGCAGCCGCTCGCCTTACCTTGCCGCCCTCGACGAACGCGTCCTGGTGTTCGACGGCGCCATGGGCACCAGCATCCAGGGCTACGACCTGACGCCGGAGGATTTCGGCGGGCAGGCGCTGGAGGGGTGCAACGACTACCTGGTGATCACCCGGCCGGACGTGGTGGGCGAGATCCACGCGTCGTTCCTGGAGGCGGGAAGCGACGTGCTGGAGACGGATACCTTCCGCAGCAACCGGCTGACCCTGCGCGAGTACGGGCTTCAGGACCAGGTGCGCGAAATCAACGTGGCGGCCGCCGGGCTGGCCCGCTCCGTCGCCGACCGGTTTGCGGCGGAGACCGGGCGCCCGCGCTTCGTGGCCGGCTCCATCGGCCCGTCGGGGTTTCTGCCCTCCGCGAGTGACCCCACGCTGGGCAACATCACCTTCGCCGAGCTGGTGCCCGTTTTCCAGGAGCAGGCCGCCGCGCTCATCGAGGGCGGCGTGGACGTGCTGCTGATCGAGACGTCGCAGGACATTTTGGAGGTGAAGGCCGCCGTCTTCGGCTGCCGCGCCGCCATCGCCCAGGCGGACCGCCCGGTCGCCCTGCAGGTTCAGGTGACGCTGGACACCTCCGGCCGCATGCTGCTGGGCACCGACATCGCCGCCGCCATGGTGACGCTGGAGTCGCTGCGGGCCGACGTCATCGGCCTCAACTGCTCGACGGGGCCCGAGCACATGCGGCAGGCCATCCGCTACCTGGGCGAGAACTCGCGGCTGCCCATCTCCTGCATCCCCAACGCCGGCATCCCGCACAACGAGGGCGGCTGCGCGGTCTATCCGCTGCAGGCGCAGCCCTTCGCCGAGCAGATGGCGGAGTTCATCGGCGAGCACGGCGTACGCATCGTCGGCGGGTGCTGCGGGACGACGCCGGACCACATCCGCCAGCTGGTGGAGCGCATCCGCGACGTAAAGCCCAAGCGCCACGAAGTGGAGTACGTGCCGCGGCTGTCGTCCGGCATCCGCGCCATGGACCTGGTGCAGGTGCCCGCGCCCACGATGATCGGCGAGCGGGTGAACTCGCAGGGGTCGCGCAAGGTCAAGCGGCTGCTGCTGAGCGACGACTACGACGGCATTCTGGACGTGGCGCGCGAGCAGACGGAGAACGGCGCGCACGTGCTGGACGTGTGCGTGGCGCTGACGGAGCGGCAGGACGAGGGCGACCAGATGCGCAGCATCGTCAAGCTGCTGTCGCAGGGGGTCGAGGCGCCGCTGTGCATCGACAGCACCGAGGCCGACGTCATCCGCACCGCGCTGGAGCAGTCGCCCGGGCGCGCCGTGGTCAACTCCATCAACCTGGAGAACGGGCGCGAGCGCATCGACGCGGTGCTTCCCCTGGTGGCGGCGCACGGGGCGGCGGTGATCGCGCTGACCATCGACCGCGACCTGGGCGGCATGGCCAAGACGGCCGAGCACAAGCTGCAGGCCGCCCGCAAGATGTACGACATCGCCACGGGCGAGTTCGGGCTGCCGGCCGACGCGCTGATCTTCGACGCGCTGACCTTCACCCTGGCGACGGGCGACGAGGAGTTCCGCCGGTCGGCCGTGGAAACCATCGAGGGGATCCGCGCCATCAAGCGCGAGCTTCCGGGGGTGCTGACCACGCTGGGCGTTTCCAACGTCAGCTTCGGGCTGGCGCCGCACGCGCGCGCGGTGCTGAACTCCGTGTTCCTTCACCACTGCGTGCAGGCGGGGCTGGACACGGCCATCATCAACCCGGCGCACGTAAAGCCGTACTTCGAGATCAATCCCGAAGAGCGCCAGCTGGCCGACGACCTGATCTTCGACCGGCGCGCCGAGGGCAAGGACCCGCTGGCCGACTTCATCAACTTCTACGAGGGGAAGTCGGCGGAGACGGAAGCGGTGGGCGATCCTACGCTGGAGATGACGCCGGAAGAGGCGCTGCACTGGAAGATCCTGCACCGCAAGAAGGAAGGCGTAGAAGACTGGATCGATCGCGCGGTCGAGAAGCTGGGCGCTGTTCCCGTGCTGAACGACGTCCTCCTCCCCGCGATGAAGGAAGTGGGCGACAAGTTCGGCGCGGGCGAGCTGATCCTGCCCTTCGTTCTGCAGAGCGCCGAGGTGATGAAGAAGGCTGTGGCGCGGCTGGAGAACTACCTGGAAAAGGCCGAGGGGCAGACCAAGGGCAAGGTGGTGCTGGCGACGGTGTACGGCGACGTGCACGACATCGGCAAGTCGCTGGTGAACACCATCTTGACGAACAACGGCTACACGGTGTTCGACCTGGGCAAGCAGGTGCCGGTGAACACCATCATCGAAAAGGCGCAGGAGGTGGGCGCCGACGCCATCGGCCTGTCCGCGCTGCTGGTGTCGACCTCCAAGCAGATGCCGCTGGCCGCGCAGGAGCTCTCGAAGCGTGGCTTGAGCTACCCGCTGCTGGTGGGCGGCGCGGCCATCAACCCCAGCTTCGTGCGCAGCGCGTCGCTCATCGGCGAGCAGCCGTACGCGTCGGGGATGTTCTACTGCAAGGACGCCTTCGAGGGGCTGGCGACGATGGACCGCCTGATGGCGGAAGACGGGCGGGAGTTCGTCAGCGCGCACAACGAGGAGATGGTGCGGCGCCAGCGCGAGTACGAGGAGCGCAAGGCCTCGGCGAAGGACCAGCGCCCCGCCAGCCGCGAGAACGCGCTCCCCGCGGCCGACGTGCCGGCGCCGCCGTTCTGGGGATGGAAGGTGCTCGACAAGATCCCCGTGGACGACGTGGTGGAGTGCATCGACCGGAACACGCTGTACCGCATGCAGTGGGGCGCCCGCAACCTGAAGGGCGACGAGTGGGACCGCGTGGTGAAGGACGATTTCGAGCCGCGCCTGGCGCGCTACACCCGCGAGGCGCGCACGCAGGGGTGGCTGCGGCCGCGGGCCATCTACGGCTACTTCCCGGCGGGGCGCGACGGCAACGACGTGGTGGTGTTCGACCCGGCGGACAAGGCGAAGGAGATCGGGCGCTTCTCGTTTCCGCGGCAGGACGACCGCGAGCAGCTGTGCCTGGCCGACTACTTCCGCCCGCTGAACGGCGAGGCCCCCAAGGACGTGCTGCCGCTGCAGGTGGTGACCAGCGGCGACAAGGCCGCCGAGTTCATCGAGCGCCGCACGCAGGGCGGCGACTACAGCGAGGGCTACTTCCTGCACGGCTTCAGCGTGCAGACGGCCGAGGGCACGGCCGAGTACGTGAACCGCCTGGTGCGGCAGGAGCTGGGGATGGAGGGAAGCCGGGGGCTCCGGTACTCGTGGGGCTACCCCGCGTGCCCCGACGTGGAGCAGCACGAGGTGCTGTTCCGCCTGCTGCCGGTGAAGGAAACGATCGGCGTGGGGCTGACGGCCGGGTTCCAGCTGGACCCGGAGCAGTCCACCGCCGCGCTGGTGGTGCACCACCCGGCGGCGAAGTACTTCAGCACCTGA
- a CDS encoding SMC family ATPase has protein sequence MRLRSLSMRNFRQHAHTEITFRSGLTGIIGPNGAGKSTILEGIAWAIYGAAAARGTNDTIKFARAGARSRVEVDLAFGLGAHEFRVIRTLTTAEVYLDGGASPVASTVGGATAYLQQRVGMTREEFFNTYFTGQKELAFLATMGPADRGRFLSQVLGYERLRRAQDLVKGRKTELRSEIRGLRATLGDPEEIAAARVAAEKGVAEAVEARKASIRAAEDAAAALKEITPRWEDAQKARERYRELTHAVAQAERDREAARRELNRAASELEAVAEAEAALAPLREKLAHLPTVTDQCTRLSELARQDERRKALVRQVADLDAELVRARERLEKVATAPELEKKYAAELEQLRTQREAVAATLDEKKSTWLADKQDAFTQLSTYRERGTELKDQITQIRALGAEGICPTCGRPLGNDYERTLEELEDQWRMLVQDGKWRAKRYEQLEAKPDDVVELEKLLPQLVEAVEDRSRKLTRCQGALQELEQLTADLAQRQARRGELQGELDALPSGYDAAEHRKAEKRLAELRELEKRAARLEETAARGADWELAQSQARAREAAALEQAGAATAERDGLGFSEEAFEAVRAEHKRLDEGVRAADLRVARATGDLNTAEQALQTATRAEALYQQRVKAVEAQEAELRYHDELDLAYSELRQELNDQVRPELSEIASAFLSQLTDGRYTSMEIDESYNLMVMDEGEEKPVISGGEEDIANLVLRLSLSQMIAERAGHPLSLLILDEVFGSLDVARRDNVVQLLHHLEDRFEQVILITHIEGIRESLDQVLRVEYDERAGTSVLREENVTGGDDFEAPLAAD, from the coding sequence ATGCGCCTCCGCTCCCTGTCCATGCGCAACTTCCGCCAGCACGCGCACACCGAGATCACCTTCCGCTCCGGGCTCACGGGCATCATCGGGCCCAACGGCGCGGGCAAGTCCACCATCCTCGAGGGCATCGCCTGGGCCATCTACGGCGCCGCGGCGGCGCGGGGGACCAACGACACCATCAAGTTCGCGCGCGCGGGGGCACGCTCGCGCGTGGAGGTGGACCTAGCCTTCGGCTTGGGCGCGCACGAGTTCCGGGTGATCCGCACGCTCACCACCGCCGAGGTGTACCTGGACGGCGGTGCCTCGCCCGTGGCGTCCACCGTCGGCGGGGCGACGGCGTACCTGCAGCAGCGCGTGGGGATGACGCGCGAGGAGTTCTTCAACACCTACTTCACCGGGCAGAAGGAGCTGGCGTTCCTGGCCACCATGGGGCCCGCGGACCGCGGCCGCTTCCTCAGCCAGGTGCTGGGCTACGAGCGGCTGCGGCGGGCGCAGGACCTGGTGAAGGGGCGCAAGACCGAGCTGCGTAGCGAAATCCGCGGGCTGCGGGCCACGCTGGGCGACCCGGAAGAGATCGCGGCCGCGCGCGTGGCGGCCGAAAAGGGCGTGGCCGAGGCGGTCGAGGCGCGGAAAGCGTCCATCCGCGCGGCGGAAGATGCCGCCGCCGCGCTGAAGGAGATTACGCCGCGGTGGGAAGACGCGCAGAAGGCCCGCGAGCGATACCGCGAGCTCACCCACGCGGTCGCCCAGGCCGAGCGCGACCGCGAGGCCGCGCGCCGCGAGCTGAACCGGGCGGCGTCGGAGCTGGAAGCCGTCGCCGAGGCCGAGGCCGCGCTGGCCCCCCTGCGCGAAAAGCTCGCGCACCTTCCCACCGTCACCGACCAGTGCACGCGCCTCAGCGAGCTGGCGCGCCAGGACGAGCGCCGCAAGGCGCTCGTGCGGCAGGTGGCGGACCTGGACGCCGAGCTGGTGCGTGCGCGCGAGCGGCTGGAAAAGGTGGCCACGGCCCCGGAGCTGGAAAAGAAGTACGCGGCCGAGCTGGAGCAGCTGCGCACCCAGCGCGAAGCCGTCGCCGCCACGCTGGACGAAAAGAAGTCCACCTGGCTGGCCGACAAGCAGGACGCGTTCACGCAGCTGTCCACCTACCGCGAGCGCGGCACCGAGCTCAAGGACCAGATCACCCAGATCCGCGCACTGGGGGCGGAAGGCATCTGCCCCACCTGCGGGCGCCCGCTCGGAAACGACTACGAGCGCACGCTGGAAGAGCTGGAAGACCAGTGGCGGATGCTGGTGCAGGACGGAAAGTGGCGGGCCAAGCGATACGAGCAGCTGGAGGCCAAGCCCGACGACGTCGTGGAGCTGGAAAAGCTGCTTCCGCAGTTGGTGGAAGCGGTGGAAGACCGGTCGCGCAAGCTCACCCGCTGCCAGGGCGCGCTGCAGGAGCTGGAGCAGCTGACGGCGGACCTAGCCCAGCGCCAGGCGCGGCGCGGCGAGCTGCAGGGCGAGTTGGACGCGCTCCCCTCCGGCTACGACGCCGCGGAGCACCGCAAGGCCGAAAAGCGCCTCGCCGAGTTGCGCGAGCTGGAAAAGCGCGCGGCCCGCCTGGAAGAGACGGCCGCCCGCGGGGCTGACTGGGAGCTGGCGCAGTCGCAGGCCCGCGCCCGCGAAGCCGCGGCGTTGGAGCAGGCCGGCGCCGCCACGGCCGAGCGCGATGGCCTGGGGTTCAGCGAAGAAGCGTTCGAGGCGGTGCGCGCCGAGCACAAGCGCCTGGACGAGGGCGTGCGCGCCGCCGACCTGCGCGTGGCCCGGGCCACGGGCGACCTGAACACCGCCGAGCAGGCGCTGCAGACCGCCACCCGCGCCGAGGCGCTGTACCAGCAGCGTGTGAAGGCAGTCGAGGCGCAGGAAGCCGAGCTTCGCTACCACGACGAGCTCGACCTCGCGTACAGCGAGCTGCGCCAGGAATTGAACGACCAGGTGCGCCCGGAATTGTCGGAGATCGCCTCCGCCTTCCTCTCGCAGCTGACCGACGGGCGGTACACGTCGATGGAAATCGACGAGTCGTACAACCTGATGGTGATGGACGAGGGCGAGGAAAAGCCGGTGATCTCCGGCGGCGAAGAAGACATCGCCAACCTGGTGCTGCGCCTTTCGCTCTCGCAGATGATCGCCGAGCGGGCGGGGCACCCGCTGTCGCTGCTGATCCTGGACGAGGTGTTCGGGTCGCTCGACGTGGCGCGCCGCGACAACGTCGTGCAGCTGCTCCACCACCTGGAAGACCGTTTCGAGCAGGTGATCCTGATCACCCACATCGAGGGGATCCGCGAAAGCCTGGACCAGGTGCTGCGCGTGGAATACGACGAGCGCGCGGGCACCTCGGTGCTCCGCGAAGAAAACGTCACCGGCGGCGACGACTTCGAAGCCCCCCTCGCCGCCGACTGA